tCCGAATGTGactaaaatctttgaccccgaaaacttGATATCAAAACAAACCCAAACGGAacccgaatgagtacccgaacgcccactcATAACTcacaatcttttttttccttttaaatcagagtaaacatataattaggagtattttatatgtactgagttaaattttatagaaaacaaTTATAAAGTTCGGATCTCGGTGAATCTTTTGGTAATATTCCTAAAATGCTTTTGTTATGAAGATTAGTTTAGTATTAGAATATTCTCTTTACATACCCCAAACTGACTTGAATTGGTCgatctaaaaaaatatctacACCAAgctaaatattttggttcggtttagttttgtAAGTTAATAAATGATgattaaattattgaaaatgcaaAATATTAATTCAATGGCATGTAgttgtaattatttagaaatattatttaatggtccaatataaactatttgcaagtagataaaaagtttttcacatatatacatatatatatatatatatatataattaaattggatGTGATGTGCAAGGTGGTTTGTTAGAGAATATACGTATGATTCTGATTGTTATCCTATAATAATGCTGATTGGTTAAATATAggaaatgtttaaaaaaatttattgatcTAATTGTGCAATGAATTTATTAGTTTAGATTTGGTGAACCCAAattatctttaaatatattctCAATCAATTTTgactcatttaaattaattgtCAAAATTActccaaaaaatcaaaaagttgTAAATATAAGAAGAACAGCCGATTGAAACACTAATGTAACAATAGTTATGAAAGAAAACAATGCAAtcgtttagttttatatattaaaaccatatttagacaaaaaaatatattacacatCAGGTTTTTGATGTGGTAGgttatataaaattgttataaagAAGAAGGAAATCTCGCTGGTCTAATAATTAAGGTAATAACTGGTTTGCAAAGAGAAGGAAATCCAGTGATTAGTAACTTGAGTTAATGGTTGATTTAAAAAGGCAGTGGCATTTCATTGTAATTATTGAAGAAAACTCAGGGTTAAAtacaaaatgtacttcagttttaatagtttagatagtCTTAAATAGTTTTAGAAATTCTTCATAGTTCATACCCTCTAGAGAGGTTGTTCCTAATCTACTTTATTTAAAAGAATCTCCAATTCACCTCCATATTTGCCTCTGTATattataatagagtaaaatctATTTCTTCtcatatctatttttttccttaaaataGATATTGTTATTTTCTCTTCTATATTTGGGGGAAGAAATAACATTCATCTATAATAGAAGCATAACTTTTTATTTACACGATAGTCCTTAGCTTTTTTGATTATAACTAaaactagagtttgacccgctCGCCCGAGCGGGTGTTAGTCCtaaatttttctataaatatatttagctTTTAATcagtgatatatatttttagatctaGGACGAATTCAGATATCCAAAAAATTTAGGTATACGGATCAGTGATTTTAGTATTCTAATTTGGATATATGCCTTCTAGATATTCGGGTTATAGATATCTGTGAGTATTTTAGTATCAGATCTGAATCCCGGATAATAAGTCTCATGCCTATATATTATAACATACATATAgctaaaataatcaaaatattttaattaaaaatgtaaaatgacatttatacTCCTAAGtctaaatattatatacttgtagtttatattttaaggGAGTTTAAAGGTgaggtttaaattttttgaaaaataatattaaatttcaaaactttagttttaaatataggTTAAAAATTAATACTAAAATAGTCATGTACACTAATAAATCAGGTTTTAATAGTATtagttattttggtttataatttgaaaatgttaaagtatcaaaaaacataacaaaattttggatttaaatatatatgtaaacccACTAATAACTCGTGTTGAgatagatttataaaaatatcaatatattggGGGATTTTTGAACCTAATCTATTTGAACCAAAATGTAAAcctaatatatttgaaaatatatgctTTATCATTAATTAGGTAGAAAGATCACGGTATCTTTGCTGGCCTTAAATGCTAAAATCTAGGAAATATATGAAACAATTTGTCATCATTGGTTTCCTTGGTTTGGTCTCGAATAATATAAGTGTACGCTgtcaaatttaattattatgatGGTATAGGAAACACATGGTTTAGCTAAGTAATGGGTTAATGACAATGTGTTTAAATTAGTGGCATtaaattgtaattatttaggaaaactaAGGGTCAAatcttatttgtacttcagttttaatagtttagatatatgTTCATGTagaaatacattatttttacatataaaacccaattattttttgtttacatagtattcttaatttttacatttataaataaattaataaataatattattgttttatgtGAAAAGTTaagtttttaacaaataatacttaacttttatatttaaaactataattattaattgtagtttaattattaaaaattcaacACAGATTTTACATATTGATAACATATTTAAGTTGaacttaaatattaattaatacatcatattaaaacaatttaatattCTAATAAATTACTTCCGGATCTACAAAGATCATTAGAATATTGTCCAAACGAAATGGATGGACATGTAACGTGTTGATTTTATTGTTGGTTGCTTCAAATATCAGTTGATGAAGATAACCGATTCCAAAAGTGTTTAAGTCGATTCAAAAATATCAATGATAAAAGAGCTCATTTTTCATTTCATAATGTATTACTTGATTATTTAGGGGAAAAGTGTATTAATAATGATGGTTAGACGATGTCtactttgttttattattttttaatgttttttgcaataaaatgtttaaattaaataatattgcacttttatgaaaaaattcaaaagatatAATGAATAAGttaattttcaacatttataagttaaaaagtattaattttaaaaccaaatttttttttaagaatattcttttagaaaaatagtttaataCATCGGAGAGAATctcatctctattatagaagaaaaaaatagaggaaTACATTGAAGATGGTCTAAGCGAAGTACAAAATAATACTTATCGATTTTAAGTGTTTTTAacagattttatttattttacctAATTTCAATCACTtcatttaatgtattttctaattaattgacaatatttatttcaaaatataaaacaaaacttatttattttaagtattttattacGTTTTCGTTTTTTCTATTATTAACcactttattaattatatttactataataattcgacattatttatttaatgtgttGATCATAATAGTTTCATGGGTTTGAATGAATTTTTTTCATTCGTGACAAGAATTTAAACCGGTTAACaaagtttttatttgtttacagaATTAGTTAGACATGTACATACAAATATCTGTTTGATATGAATCTGTTTTTGGGTCCGGATAGGTTTGTAAGAAtctaaaatatccaaataagatatgtgtttaaaaatattattaaccaatttatagaagaaaaaaaagtaaaaaacagaATCTTTACAATCTTTACAAGTGTACTTTTGTTATGGGTTCCGTAagccgacaaaaaaaataataagtgaCCTGGGCTTGGCCCAAAAAATGAACTTAAGCCCATATGATTACTTCAACAATTGTAGTCGTATGTATGTAACTTGTAGTAACGGCCTGGAGTATATTGATTAGGATTTAAACCCAACAAAAAGTGACGCGGCTTGTGATGAGGAAGTACTATACGATTGGCGGTGATTCTTTCCTCCCTGACAGACGAATGACAACTCGAGTTTTAGATTCTGATGGACCCAAACGAATAGACAAATATGCCGTCGCTTTCTTGAAACAACTGTACTTTGTAAATTGATGGTAGCTGTAGCCTGTAGGATAAAGCGACTGAATTAAATCTATATTCAGTGAGTAATTGTTTTTCCTCATTACCTTCTATGATCTATTTAGCCGGCTGAAGATTTacgttattttaatttaaaagatgACTAAAACTTCACTAATAGCGGGAATAAAAAATTACCTAGCACCAGGCATTCCtacacacttttttttttaattttctcaacacttttatttaataaaattttagtaccATCGGAAAAACCACATCTTCTCACAtgataatattttacatcattaatGGAAATTCTAACGGAATGTCAAGTTGCAGCAAGTAGGTTTTCCTATGACTAATGTATCATATCATTAGCCACCAAGTTGGCCGTTTGTAATCCAAAAAGGCTGCtaagaccatcattattggtCTTCCTTTAAGACAGCCTttaaaggagaaagagagaggaccaaaaagaagaaagaggaaaaagcCCCTATATAAGAACTGTTCTTATGTTGCTCTTATGTTTTcatgatcaaaaaaaaaaaaaaagttagggCCTTTTCACTtgcccaccaataatgatgctctaatgCTCATGTAAGAATGTAGaagtttaagcaaaaaaaaagtggaaGTTTTAAATAATGGAGActttgtttgaacaaaaaaatgtatcataTCATCAATGATTTAGGCGTACCTATGGCCTACTCCTAACTTAATTTCATTTTCCTACTATAGCTTAAtctcatttaaaatatacatgtttAGCAACAACACGTCAATACCCAAGATGGGCGTGATGTTACTGATGTATATAAAATAGGATCCTTCTTCAAAGTATTTTCGATAGTAGTAATACAATTCTTCTGAAAGTTTATAATTGTTAGGCGTTTTGGTCAAAGTTTATCATTATTATCTATTAATCCATAGAAAGTTTAAGCCAGTAAAAGACCGATTAAAACTAGGTACTTTTGTTTTCTAGTGCTTCCAAGTCTTAAAGTTAACTAAAGCCAGCTCTTTCATTCTTTCTTTCACATCTTCGAGAAGCTTTCCTCTGAGATCAAGAAACGGCTGATCAAAGACCATAGATCACAGAAATGGAAATTGTCTACTCTAGATTCTCAGTTTTGTTTCTATTTCTCCTTTCTTGGACCAGTTTCACCACAACAGGTTTTGCTCAATTCTCTGACCCAaagaagataatttttttttcttttatgttttaaaaactcTAGGCTCCTTTGCATTCTGTGATATTACTGCTGGTTCTAAGAAATCCCTTGAAATCGATTTAAAAAGGTGAAAAGTAAAGAAATAGTGTAGGAACTGACATTTGAAATGCTAGCTTCTTCAAAagtatttacaaattataatcgaTTAGAAACTTTTGGCTCCATGCAATGTGATGAaatgatggtgatggtgatgaagGTCAACTTGTTGAATGTATAAACTTAGAACTGGTATATTATCTTATTAACCAATTAATAAgagaaaaataaactttgttttgtttatttttgtttatgagCTCACCAATTTGATATTATCTTTTACACAGACGCTTATGATGCACTTGATCCCACTGGAAACATTACCATAAAATGGGATATCATCAGCTGGACTCCTGATGGCTATGTGGTACGAAATCTATAAAATTCTACCCCTCAAAATCACAGTCTCTTGAAATGACACTTGTTATGTAAATCAAAAATCTTGTTTAAAATGTTTCTTCAAAGGAGTTTATGGTTAGTTACCACACTAACCAATTCATGACTATTTTTTTTCCTCGTCAGGCTCGTGTAACAATCTTCAATTTTCAACAATACCGTCACATTGAGGCCCCGGGTTGGCAATTGGGATGGACTTGGTTAAAGAAGGAAGTTATATGGAGTATGGTTGGTGCGCAAGCCACAGAACAAGGAGATTGTTCTAAGTTCAAAGGTGACCCTCCTCATTGCTGCAAGAAAACTCCAACCGTTGTTGACTTGTTACCGGGAACTCCCTACAACCACCAGATATCCAACTGCTGTAGAGGTGGTGTGGTCAGTGCGTGGGCACAAGACCCCGCCAACGCTGCTTCTTCTTTTCAGATTAGTGTTGGCCAATCTGGAACAACTAATACAACGGTTAGAGCACCTAGGAACGTCACTTTGAAGGCACCAGGACCTGGTTACACTTGCGGCCCCGCGAAGACCGTTGCGCCGACCAAATTCTTTTCTGATGATAAACGAAGAAAGACTCAAGCTATGAGTAAGTTTAAGAGGTTTTAAAGTTTCTTTctaagttatgttttttttttattgtttctaattttacattttcttctTGTTGTATTTAGTGACATGGAACATGACGTGCACATATTCACAGTTTCTAGCCAGGAAAACTCCCACTTGTTGTGTCTCACTCTCATCCTTCTACGATAAAACTATCGTACCGTTCCCAACTTGTTCGTGTGGTTGTCAAAATAGTTCGCAAACTGGTACATGTGTCGAGTAAGTTCAGGTTCTCTTAAGaaattaatatagtttttatttgttttcttaatcaTTTCTTCTAACAGCCAGAAAATAGCTTCGGTAATACAAGCTTCTTCACGGAAGAACAACTACGAACCCCTCTTGCAATGTACGCAGCATATGTGTCCCATCCGAGTTCATTGGCATGTAAAAACTAACTACAAAGAGTACTGGCGAGTGAAGGTTTCAATCACAAACTTCAATTTCAATATGAATTACTCGCTGTGGAATATGGTTGCTCAGCATCCCAACTTCAACAATGTCACTCAGCTTTTCAGCTTTAACTACAAACCGCTTAGTCCTTACGCTGGCATAAGTAAGTCCATACCTGCTTTTTGAGTTCCTTTATTCGCATTTTGTTCTCAGTGTTCTAATAATCTGTTTAGACGCCTTGGCATAAATGAATGATTACAAATTTATGAAAcgaaatttaaaaaacaatttttaaaaagttagttTAGTAGGTGCATATGCATCCACCTAGACACTTATCTTTATACAGGGCTTAGCGATTTTTTGAACATTGTTTCTCTTGTTCATATACAGTAACTCTTAATAAGCTTGGGGAATTAGGTTCTAAGTTTGAAAATATGATCAAAGCAACCATTGGCGTGAAACCGTATCAAGTACAAATTCCACCCAGTAACAACTAGATGATCAATATCATAGGCTCGGATATATACCCTTATGATCCCTATACAATACTAGTTTAGATAGTAGGCACTGGTACTCTTATGATGCCTATAAACAAAACTAAGCGTGATTAGATTGTGACATGGAGGGTTTTTCAAGGTAATTAATTTCATGTGTCTGGATCATATACATTGCAGATGACACGGCCATGCTCTGGGGAATCAAGTTCTACAATGATATGTTGAGCCAAGCCGGTCCAGTAGGCAATGTACAGTCAGAACTTCTCTTCCGAAAGAGCCCGTCAAAGTTCACGTTTGAGAAAGGATGGGCGTTTCCAAGACGCATTTACTTCAATGGAGATAATTGCGTTATGCCACCTCCAGATTCATATCCATGGTTTCCTAACGCAACTCCAAAACTTGCTACCTCGCCCTTCATCGTACTTCTCATCactttcttttctgttttgatTCGTATGTAAAAGGATGACGTCGAAATATCTTGATTTTGACCCGGTTAAGACTTCTGAGATCGACTGGATCCGGTTAGGGATATCTGTTCTCGACGTGTTTACCTTACAAGTGTGTTACTGTGAGTGTTATTATAGGCCTAATTGTATGCTAGACGTTACTGTCTATTGATAGATCAGTGTTGTTTgtagatttatttttctttattattagttagatattatcatattattatcCAATCGCCGGTGTTGATTATCGAACCGTTTTAAGTTAAGATTTCCGATGAAagttatatataagaaaaaaatttcagaataccatagttctttttttttttgtaaaagaacagtagatttttgtttaaaaaaaaagaacaatagaTTTATTCGGTGTGTCGACTacacttacttttttttttttttgctaaagtcTACACTTACTTCTTTGGTCCCCAATAAattccctatatattaaaaatcagaGTCCAAAACTCAATGCAGAAACACTAAAATATTGGTTAAGTAGCTACTAGATCAACgaccttttattttaaaaagcaTAAATCTACGTTTTGTGGACGCTGACATGATTCAATAcagaacaatacttaggttcactcCTGAGGTGAATTTCTTAAATTCGCTTCACTTCTattaatgacaaaaaatattaaatacattttttaaaaaccaaaaaatcttgTAAATgtcaattttaacaaaattaataccgtaaactaaattctaaattcaaaccgtaaccctaaacctaaactctataccctaaactcaaatcctaaaccctaaacccaaaccctataccctaaactctagattctataccctaaaataaaattatatatcctaaacccaaacactaaactcaaaccctataccctaaaatcaaattctataccctaaaaccaagctctaaaccctaaacacaaacccttgagtttagaatttacagtttatatttagaatttaacgtttgattttagggtatagagtttgggtttagggtttagggtttggatttagggtatatggtttgggtttagggttacagcttggatttagggtttagtttacggtattaattttgttaaaattgacatttaaaagattttttaacttttctaaaatgtatttaatatttttttatcattaatcCTACGTGAAGATTTAATTGGTTAATAGAGGTGAGGTGAATTTAAGAAATTCACctcaggggtgaacctaagtattgttgtTCAATACGTACATAGTTATTAGTTAGACCTACTAACAAAATTCATTTACATTGTGCGTTCTGTGGTAGAATGATgaagaaaatagtttttttttggtgtaaactGAAGAAAATAGTTAGCATTGAAATCTCTCCTGAGTACCGATAGAGTtcaaaaaagattttattttggagAAGTCACTAAACAAAGATCGCAATCATTGCATCCATAATTTTCTTGATGACCaactgataaaaatataattaaaatacaatgTGTTTAGTTGGTGACAACattattgtaatatattttatagaaaccATAGCTttcatcaaataaattaaaatatatatgactttATGAATACATCTTAGTTTGGGTATATACTTCCAACTTTTAAAATCAAGGACTAGTgaaaatgattaaatatattCAGTGAACTGTAGGGCATGCCCATGCATGAGTAATTGCACTCtcaaatactaaaataaaaaataaaaaaaaaagttattctaTTGggaaaatcatttgtttttgcTAGTATGAATGTGTGTCAGATTTTCATATGAATGAGATGATAACTTGATTTTATACTACAAAAACCAACAGCTATCTTTTCCATGAAgtgaaacatattttttgttttaatgacTATTCATTCTTTACCTAAAAGACATATTAAggcttatatttttataagtttaacTTAGTATTATAACTTTTCATAGTCTATTTTGTTTACATGTACATAATAACTgcaaatcatatatttaaaatttaaaattttatttttgatatgtataaatcaattattatgttaaaataaaatctatataatattatgtaaaacTATAATACAATATTGCTATTTATAAGTTAATTCATAACTGTTGGTAGTATCTAGCTAATTTTAATGTGATTtccttataattttaaaataataaaactagaaAAGAAGATACAAAGtgaattttttcaaattaaatgaaaaactttgaaaattcataaaaaattccATATGAAAACATCTCATAGATCTCTTAATTCAAATCTGCTTGAAATAAAAActtagttatatatttacttttattaaaatattaattttactttttgttgGAAAAAACTCATTTAGATTTCCATGGATAAGGATAGAGATGCTATAAAAAAGTTTGCATTCATCATTGCTGgatataaaatatcaagaagAGGTTGTTCATTCATCGAAGATGGTGCTAAATATTATCAAGATCTCCCATGTCAGCCCCTCTGTAGATTCATTCTGTGACCCACTCGTTGTCCCACTCACTTTCTTCGACCTAAAGTGGCTAAAAGATTCTGTACAGCAAGTCGTCTTCTACAAACTCACCGGGTCATCATTATCACGCGAGTTCTTCTACTCTGTGATCATCCCTAAACTCGAGAAATCTCTTTCTCTTGTCCTAGGTCACTTCCTCCCCCTTGCGGGTCACGTCACTTGGAACCCTCAAGATCCTAAGCCGTGCATCGTCGTGTTCCCACACGACACTGTCACGTTGACCGTGTTCGAGAGCGAGGAGGATTTCAGCAGTGTTTCAGGCAAGGGGATACGTCTTGCGAGCGAGATACGTGCCCTGGTCCCCAAGTCCCCGGCCTCTTGTGACTCGCCATGTGTCCTTTCTTTACAAGTTACTTTGTTCCCTAACCAAGGGTTCTGCATCGGCATAACATCGAACCATGCGGTCATGGATGGCAAAACGATGGTGAATTTTTACAAATCATGGGCTCATATATGTAAATCACAAACACATGGAACCATATTACCTGATGATTTAACTCCCCGTTTAGACCGCACGATCATCAACGTTCCTCCTTATCTTGAGGCCAAGATGTTGGTTCTTCAAGGTGAAAGAACCCTCAAGATCCCTCAAGATGGAGATATCGGCCATGACATATTCAGGATCACGCTCGAGTTGACTCTTGAAAACGTGGAGAAACTTAGGGAGAGAGCTAAAACCGAGTCAACTCGCTCTCATTCTGAACTTCACTTGTCCACGTTCGTTTTGGCTTACGCCTATATGTGGACCTGCTTGGTGAAGACGCATGGAGGCCAAGGGGAAAGACCGGTTCGTCTCATGTATGCTGCTGACTTTAGGAACCGGTTAGACCCGCCGGTTCATGAGGGATACTTAGGGAACTGTGTGTTTCCCATTGGTTGCTTTGGACACAAAGCTAAAACGTTTTTGGGAGAAGATGGGTTTGTCAAAGCCGTCGAGATCCTCGGCGACTCGGTTAAGAGTTTGGGTTTTCTAGGGATTGAGCAACTTTGCGAGTTGTACGTGGATGGAAAGAAAAGCGTTGAACCGGGTACACAGCTTGGGACTATTGCAGGTTCAAACCGGTTTGGGCTATatggttcggatttcgggtggGGAAAACCGGTTAATACCGAGTTCGTTTCGATAGACAGGAATGAAGCGTTCTCGATGTCGGAGAGAGATATGTCCGGTGGTGTGCAGGTCGGTTTGTGTTTGAAGAAACATGAGAtgaatgtttttatttctttatttaatgATGGATtggtaaattaaatttttttctggCTTTTATGACTTTCTCTTGTGTGAGATCTTTTAGTGTACCTATATGCAAAGTGTCAAAGCAGAGTAATTAAACTGATTGGGATATTCatatttagttaattagtttgtttttgtttggtgtTACTCGAAAGGatccaaaatataaatgtttaatacCCACAACAACAAATATCACAAATCTAAATGTTTGTACATGAAATTTAAGACGATTGGTAtgtctttttgttttatgaatAGTTAACAGATTGTTAAGTCTATCGTATGATTCACATCAATAAAGTAGaatcaaataattatattttgtttgtggATAAGTAAAGGAAAACACTGATACATTACAATCGTAGTAACAAGTAAAAGGGTAAAAGGGCAAAACAAGTGGGTGTACCAATTGTTCAGCTCACAAGAGTGCATTAAAAATCCGGAGTGCAGGTTACTACTCCTCATCCAGACATTTTTACCTAAAAAGTAACACTAAACCAGATCCGTAAGACAAGGAACCATGGGCTAGGAccacatattaaaatatactgtTAGGTCACTGACGAAAATCTTATATCTACTTTAATGGTTAGACATGGATAGACTATGTATAGAGGTATGACTGAACTGTGGCTCCTTTTATAAGTAAAACATGGTCAATAACTTCAAAGTCATGCATGCATCACGCATGTTCGACTATTGCAGTATAATACATTGGTTAGTGGCATAGACTATACATGTACTGTATAGGACTTCGTGTGGTTATTATTACACAATAATTGCCTAAACGATACAttatgtaattatttagaaGATAGGAGTAATTAATACTGTATGTTGCATTGTTGGGAATAAAGATTACATTTTGGTTAgattaaattttagataaatactAAAACGGTTGTAATATTTTGGGGAGAAAAGTGTCCATATATAGAACAGGTATCCAATGCGGTGGTATTGGTAGAAACAATTGAACCGAGTCATTAGGGGTGGAATATAATACCTCTTGGAATCAGCTATGACTATGAGTGAAACAATGGAGGAGGGATCTTAACAATACTTCACccgtttcattttaattatcgttgtaaagtaaaatttttgtttcaaaataaatatcattttagaatttcaatacaaaatttattaacaatattttcctgtttattttctattagttgaaatataaaatatagttagaTATCTagataataatgtttttattttagaaatataaaaagttaaattgtgtataaaaatataattgttaaacaggagaaaatgaaaataaaaatgaaacagaAAGATATAATTGATCATCCTTAAACAAATGTTACTACCATTCTTATCATAAATGTTACTACAATTCTTGTAGAAGTTGAGATGAGTTAATTTGGAAATGATTTATTTTGTAAAGTGATAGCTAGTATCAGGATCATATTTTCTTCAAATCTCTGaaataaaaactgaaacatGTCTTAAGTTTTAGTTTAAGTTGTTTAGAACACCTGCAACGGTAAGAAAACAAGAATCCTtaacacaaaaaatattataaaatgatgTAGGTCtcatattttttggaatttATGCCATCGAAAGTTCTTGCAATCCTTTGGTAAAGATTGTTTTGTTGTTGGGCTCGTCACAGTTTCATCGCAGCGTGGAGATCCGCGATtgatcttttctttcttttaaattgaaaagaaataaaaataataaaataatttt
The DNA window shown above is from Raphanus sativus cultivar WK10039 unplaced genomic scaffold, ASM80110v3 Scaffold0487, whole genome shotgun sequence and carries:
- the LOC108809586 gene encoding BAHD acyltransferase At3g29680-like, with amino-acid sequence MVLNIIKISHVSPSVDSFCDPLVVPLTFFDLKWLKDSVQQVVFYKLTGSSLSREFFYSVIIPKLEKSLSLVLGHFLPLAGHVTWNPQDPKPCIVVFPHDTVTLTVFESEEDFSSVSGKGIRLASEIRALVPKSPASCDSPCVLSLQVTLFPNQGFCIGITSNHAVMDGKTMVNFYKSWAHICKSQTHGTILPDDLTPRLDRTIINVPPYLEAKMLVLQGERTLKIPQDGDIGHDIFRITLELTLENVEKLRERAKTESTRSHSELHLSTFVLAYAYMWTCLVKTHGGQGERPVRLMYAADFRNRLDPPVHEGYLGNCVFPIGCFGHKAKTFLGEDGFVKAVEILGDSVKSLGFLGIEQLCELYVDGKKSVEPGTQLGTIAGSNRFGLYGSDFGWGKPVNTEFVSIDRNEAFSMSERDMSGGVQVGLCLKKHEMNVFISLFNDGLVN
- the LOC130502295 gene encoding COBRA-like protein 2, which translates into the protein MEIVYSRFSVLFLFLLSWTSFTTTDAYDALDPTGNITIKWDIISWTPDGYVARVTIFNFQQYRHIEAPGWQLGWTWLKKEVIWSMVGAQATEQGDCSKFKGDPPHCCKKTPTVVDLLPGTPYNHQISNCCRGGVVSAWAQDPANAASSFQISVGQSGTTNTTVRAPRNVTLKAPGPGYTCGPAKTVAPTKFFSDDKRRKTQAMMTWNMTCTYSQFLARKTPTCCVSLSSFYDKTIVPFPTCSCGCQNSSQTGTCVDQKIASVIQASSRKNNYEPLLQCTQHMCPIRVHWHVKTNYKEYWRVKVSITNFNFNMNYSLWNMVAQHPNFNNVTQLFSFNYKPLSPYAGINDTAMLWGIKFYNDMLSQAGPVGNVQSELLFRKSPSKFTFEKGWAFPRRIYFNGDNCVMPPPDSYPWFPNATPKLATSPFIVLLITFFSVLIRM